A single window of Modestobacter italicus DNA harbors:
- the pheT gene encoding phenylalanine--tRNA ligase subunit beta produces the protein MRVPIGWLAEHVDLPAGTTVEELDTAFVRLGLEVEEVHRAPVTTGPLVVGRVLEIEELTGFKKPIRYTQVDVGEEEPRGIVCGARNFAVGDLVVAALPGAVLPGDFAIAARKTYDHVSDGMICSVRELGIGEDHAGILVLGQDGFEPGTPAAGLLGLDDVVIELNVTPDRGYCLAMRGIAREIGTGLAVDWRDPGAVTPPAWSGEPAWQVQVADPARCDRFSMIAMEGLDPTAPSPWWMRRRLAQSGIRSISLAVDVTNYVMLELGQPMHAFDRDTVRGPIAVRRATAGERLTTLDGVDRALDPDDLLITDDSGPIGLAGVMGGASTEIGDGTTSVLLEAAHWEPTGIARTVRRHKLPSEAAKRFERGTDPEVTVVALARAAALLAEHGGARVVGAPVDPDTRGPRPAIPLDAGRPARIAGVAYPTSQVVEALTAVGATVDADGDQLQVTPPSWRPDLTDPADLVEEVVRLAGYDDIPSVLPNVPPGRGLTERQRRRRSIGRALAEAGYVEAPAYPFVGTAALDALGMPEDDVRRSVVVVRNPLSEEEPALRTTLLPGLLATLARNLSRGQRDVAVFEHGSVFPGDHRTPAPVPGVERRPDDETLAALLGAVPAQPWHVAVALTGHREPRGWWGPGRPVDWADAVQAARVVAATAGVELTVRAGELAPWHPGRCAELVVGEQVVGHAGELHPRVCAALDLPARTCAMELDVDALPAAAVPVGPHVSTFPPVLVDLALVVPDEVPAADVEAALRAGAGELLEQLRLFDVYTGSPVPAGSRSLAYALTLRAPERTLTGEEANAARDAAIAVAAERTGAVLRG, from the coding sequence GTGCGCGTCCCGATCGGCTGGCTGGCCGAACACGTCGACCTGCCCGCGGGCACGACGGTCGAGGAGCTCGACACCGCCTTCGTCCGGCTGGGCCTGGAGGTGGAGGAGGTCCACCGCGCCCCGGTGACCACCGGCCCCCTGGTGGTCGGCCGGGTGCTGGAGATCGAGGAGCTGACCGGCTTCAAGAAGCCGATCCGGTACACCCAGGTGGACGTCGGGGAGGAGGAACCGCGCGGCATCGTCTGCGGCGCCCGCAACTTCGCCGTCGGCGACCTGGTCGTCGCGGCGCTGCCGGGGGCCGTGCTGCCCGGCGACTTCGCGATCGCCGCCCGGAAGACCTACGACCACGTCTCCGACGGGATGATCTGCTCGGTCCGCGAGCTCGGCATCGGCGAGGACCACGCCGGCATCCTGGTGCTCGGCCAGGACGGCTTCGAGCCGGGGACGCCGGCCGCCGGGCTGCTCGGCCTGGACGACGTCGTGATCGAGCTCAACGTGACGCCCGACCGCGGCTACTGCCTGGCCATGCGCGGCATCGCCCGGGAGATCGGCACCGGGCTGGCCGTCGACTGGCGCGACCCCGGCGCGGTCACCCCGCCGGCCTGGTCCGGCGAGCCGGCCTGGCAGGTGCAGGTCGCCGACCCGGCCCGCTGCGACCGGTTCTCCATGATCGCGATGGAGGGCCTGGACCCGACCGCGCCCAGCCCGTGGTGGATGCGCCGCCGGCTGGCGCAGTCCGGCATCCGCAGCATCTCGCTCGCCGTCGACGTCACCAACTACGTGATGCTCGAGCTCGGCCAGCCGATGCACGCCTTCGACCGGGACACCGTGCGCGGCCCGATCGCGGTGCGGCGGGCGACGGCGGGGGAGCGGCTGACCACGCTGGACGGCGTCGACCGCGCGCTGGACCCCGACGACCTGCTGATCACCGACGACTCCGGCCCCATCGGCCTGGCCGGCGTCATGGGCGGGGCGTCCACCGAGATCGGCGACGGCACCACGAGCGTGCTGCTGGAGGCGGCGCACTGGGAGCCGACCGGCATCGCCCGCACCGTCCGCCGGCACAAGCTGCCCAGCGAGGCGGCCAAGCGCTTCGAGCGCGGCACCGACCCGGAGGTCACCGTGGTGGCGCTGGCCCGGGCGGCCGCCCTGCTGGCCGAGCACGGCGGCGCCCGCGTCGTCGGCGCACCGGTCGACCCGGACACCCGCGGACCGCGCCCGGCGATCCCGCTGGACGCCGGCCGGCCCGCACGCATCGCCGGCGTCGCCTACCCGACCTCCCAGGTGGTCGAGGCGCTGACCGCGGTCGGCGCCACCGTCGACGCCGACGGGGACCAGCTGCAGGTCACCCCGCCGTCCTGGCGGCCCGACCTCACCGACCCCGCCGACCTGGTCGAGGAGGTCGTCCGGCTCGCCGGGTACGACGACATCCCCTCCGTGCTGCCCAACGTGCCGCCCGGGCGCGGGCTGACCGAGCGGCAGCGCCGCCGGCGCAGCATCGGCCGCGCGCTGGCCGAGGCCGGCTACGTCGAGGCCCCGGCCTACCCCTTCGTCGGGACGGCGGCGCTGGACGCGCTCGGCATGCCCGAGGACGACGTCCGGCGGTCGGTGGTCGTGGTGCGCAACCCGCTGTCGGAGGAGGAGCCGGCGCTGCGGACGACGCTGCTGCCCGGCCTGCTCGCGACGCTGGCCCGGAACCTGTCCCGCGGCCAGCGCGACGTGGCTGTCTTCGAGCACGGGTCGGTGTTCCCCGGGGACCACCGCACCCCAGCACCCGTCCCCGGCGTCGAGCGGCGCCCCGACGACGAGACGCTCGCCGCGCTGCTGGGCGCCGTGCCGGCCCAGCCCTGGCACGTCGCCGTGGCGCTCACCGGCCACCGCGAGCCCCGCGGCTGGTGGGGCCCGGGCCGGCCGGTCGACTGGGCCGACGCGGTCCAGGCCGCCCGGGTCGTGGCGGCCACCGCCGGGGTCGAGCTGACCGTCCGCGCCGGTGAGCTGGCGCCCTGGCACCCGGGCCGCTGCGCCGAGCTGGTGGTGGGGGAGCAGGTCGTCGGGCACGCCGGTGAGCTGCACCCGCGGGTGTGCGCGGCGCTGGACCTCCCGGCGCGTACCTGTGCGATGGAGCTCGACGTCGACGCGCTCCCGGCCGCCGCGGTGCCGGTCGGCCCGCACGTGTCGACGTTCCCGCCGGTCCTGGTCGACCTGGCGCTGGTGGTGCCCGACGAGGTCCCGGCCGCGGACGTCGAGGCTGCCCTGCGGGCGGGCGCCGGTGAGCTGCTGGAGCAGCTGCGGCTCTTCGACGTCTACACCGGCTCGCCGGTGCCGGCCGGCTCCCGGTCGCTGGCCTATGCGCTGACCCTGCGGGCGCCGGAGCGCACGCTGACCGGCGAGGAGGCGAACGCGGCGCGCGACGCGGCGATCGCGGTG
- the pheS gene encoding phenylalanine--tRNA ligase subunit alpha, with amino-acid sequence MSGANDPYDPKQVAALSAETLDAAVQAATGAFAAAGDLEALAAVRPAHLGDRAPVLLARRELGALPPAARSDAGKRVNAARVAVTDAYAARLAVLEAERDERVLAEERVDVTLPWDRAPRGARHPLTTLTDRIADVFVGMGYEVAEGPELEAEWLNFDALNISTDHPARSMMDTFFVAPEDSGLVLRTHTSPVQARTMLERRPPIYVIAPGRVYRTDELDATHTPVFHQVEGLAVDRGLTMAHLRGTLDHLARQLFGADAVTRWRPSYFPFTEPSAEFDVWFPEHRDGPRWVEWGGCGMVNPRVLTACGIDPEEFTGFAFGCGIERALQFRHEVGDMRDIVEGDVRFTRAFGVEQ; translated from the coding sequence GTGTCTGGCGCCAACGACCCCTACGACCCCAAGCAGGTCGCCGCGCTGTCCGCGGAGACCCTCGACGCGGCGGTGCAGGCCGCGACCGGGGCCTTCGCCGCCGCCGGTGACCTGGAGGCGCTGGCCGCCGTCCGGCCGGCGCACCTGGGCGATCGTGCCCCGGTCCTGCTGGCCCGCCGCGAGCTCGGCGCGCTGCCCCCGGCGGCCCGGTCGGACGCCGGCAAGCGGGTCAACGCCGCCCGGGTCGCCGTCACCGACGCCTACGCCGCCCGGCTCGCCGTGCTGGAGGCCGAGCGGGACGAGCGCGTGCTGGCCGAGGAGCGGGTCGACGTCACCCTGCCCTGGGACCGCGCGCCCCGCGGTGCCCGGCACCCGCTCACCACGCTGACCGACCGGATCGCCGACGTCTTCGTCGGCATGGGCTACGAGGTCGCCGAGGGCCCGGAGCTCGAGGCGGAGTGGCTGAACTTCGACGCCCTCAACATCAGCACCGACCACCCGGCGCGTTCGATGATGGACACCTTCTTCGTCGCCCCGGAGGACTCCGGGCTGGTGCTGCGCACCCACACCAGCCCGGTGCAGGCCCGCACCATGCTGGAGCGCCGGCCGCCGATCTACGTCATCGCGCCCGGCCGGGTGTACCGGACCGACGAGCTGGACGCGACGCACACCCCGGTCTTCCACCAGGTCGAGGGCCTGGCCGTCGACCGAGGGCTGACCATGGCGCACCTGCGCGGCACGTTGGACCACCTGGCCCGTCAGCTGTTCGGCGCGGACGCGGTCACCCGCTGGCGGCCGTCCTACTTCCCGTTCACCGAGCCCTCGGCGGAGTTCGACGTCTGGTTCCCCGAGCACCGCGACGGCCCGCGCTGGGTGGAGTGGGGTGGCTGCGGCATGGTCAACCCGCGGGTGCTCACCGCCTGCGGCATCGACCCCGAGGAGTTCACCGGGTTCGCCTTCGGCTGCGGCATCGAGCGAGCCCTGCAGTTCCGCCACGAGGTGGGCGACATGCGCGACATCGTCGAGGGCGACGTCCGGTTCACCCGAGCCTTTGGAGTTGAGCAGTAG
- a CDS encoding diguanylate cyclase domain-containing protein — protein sequence MTTTEAPASTIDQVLRTGGVHSVYQPIVELDSGRVVAYEALARGPQGPLHTPDALFSAARSAGRLGELDALCRAAALRGAVAAELGPPLTVFVNVEPEVLESAPLEELLAIATTAPAGLRVVVEITERALATRPADLLRAVERVREVGWGIALDDVGADSMSLAFMPLLRPDVIKLDLRLVQERPGPAVAEIMNAVNGYAERTGAVILAEGIEDEAHLAMASALGASLGQGWHFGRPAATVDHGRPVGRLVLPSTGVPAVDPDESPFRCLPAGTQLRTAPKALLIELSKHLERQAMRLGETCVVAATFQEARHFTPATALRYRDLVARTGFVCALGEDLPVEPLPGVRGAALAPDDPVRGEWDVVVLSPHFSAALLARDLGDGGPDLQRRYEYALTYERRTVEQAGVSLVARVAAQPVVPEPVEEVAEESPAVVRRSGSADGATLQEMVLQRALAATTSGVAIADMTAPDQPLVYVNAAFEQLAGLPAGRALGRNCRFLQGPDTDPGVVARMRQAIREGAEFRATLLNHRGPEREPWWNEIHLAPVLDSSGQLVQYIGVQTDVTARVTAERELLQERDRTRRHLAQIEELAYTDPLTALPNRRRFEERMESALWQARLDGTAVALLFLDLDGFKAVNDALGHAAGDELLQVVADRLRGRLRRGDLLARLGGDEFLAGLVGLDPATAPAEAARVADQLQAVLTEPVLLGTERVRVRASVGVSVHPDDGAEFGPLLHRADARMYASKHPAAG from the coding sequence GTGACCACGACTGAGGCACCGGCCTCGACCATCGACCAGGTGCTCCGCACCGGCGGCGTGCACAGCGTCTACCAGCCCATCGTGGAGCTGGACTCCGGCCGTGTCGTCGCCTACGAGGCGCTCGCCCGCGGGCCGCAGGGACCCCTGCACACCCCCGACGCGCTCTTCAGCGCCGCCCGGTCCGCCGGACGCCTCGGCGAGCTGGACGCGCTCTGCCGCGCGGCCGCACTCCGCGGAGCGGTGGCCGCGGAGCTCGGCCCGCCGCTGACCGTGTTCGTCAACGTCGAGCCCGAGGTGCTGGAGTCCGCCCCGCTGGAGGAGCTGCTCGCGATCGCGACCACGGCCCCGGCCGGTCTGCGGGTCGTCGTGGAGATCACCGAGCGGGCGCTGGCCACCCGGCCGGCCGACCTGCTGCGCGCCGTCGAGCGGGTCCGCGAGGTCGGCTGGGGCATCGCCCTGGACGACGTCGGCGCCGACTCGATGTCGCTGGCCTTCATGCCGCTGCTCCGCCCGGACGTCATCAAGCTCGACCTCCGCCTGGTCCAGGAGCGGCCCGGCCCGGCCGTCGCCGAGATCATGAACGCGGTCAACGGCTACGCCGAGCGCACCGGTGCGGTCATCCTCGCCGAGGGGATCGAGGACGAGGCCCACCTGGCCATGGCCTCCGCGCTGGGCGCCAGCCTCGGCCAGGGCTGGCACTTCGGCCGGCCGGCCGCCACCGTGGACCACGGGCGCCCGGTCGGCCGGCTGGTGCTGCCGTCGACCGGCGTCCCCGCCGTCGACCCGGACGAGTCGCCGTTCCGCTGCCTGCCCGCGGGCACCCAGCTGCGGACCGCCCCCAAGGCGCTGCTCATCGAGCTCAGCAAGCACCTGGAGCGCCAGGCGATGCGGCTCGGCGAGACCTGCGTCGTCGCCGCGACCTTCCAGGAGGCCCGGCACTTCACCCCGGCGACCGCGCTGCGCTACCGCGACCTGGTGGCGCGCACCGGCTTCGTCTGCGCCCTCGGCGAGGACCTGCCGGTCGAGCCGCTGCCCGGCGTCCGCGGCGCCGCCCTGGCCCCGGACGACCCGGTCCGCGGTGAGTGGGACGTCGTCGTGCTCAGCCCGCACTTCAGCGCCGCGCTTCTCGCCCGGGACCTCGGCGACGGCGGCCCGGACCTGCAGCGCCGCTACGAGTACGCGCTGACCTACGAGCGGCGCACCGTCGAGCAGGCCGGCGTCTCGCTGGTCGCCCGGGTGGCCGCGCAGCCCGTCGTCCCCGAGCCGGTCGAGGAGGTCGCCGAGGAGTCTCCGGCGGTCGTCCGCCGCAGCGGGAGCGCCGACGGCGCGACGCTGCAGGAGATGGTGCTGCAGCGGGCGCTCGCCGCCACGACCAGCGGGGTCGCGATCGCCGACATGACCGCCCCGGACCAGCCGCTGGTCTACGTCAACGCCGCGTTCGAGCAGCTCGCCGGCCTGCCCGCCGGCCGGGCGCTGGGTCGCAACTGCCGCTTCCTGCAGGGTCCGGACACCGACCCGGGCGTGGTGGCCCGGATGCGCCAGGCCATCCGGGAGGGCGCGGAGTTCCGCGCGACGCTGCTCAACCACCGCGGCCCCGAGCGGGAGCCGTGGTGGAACGAGATCCACCTGGCGCCGGTGCTGGACAGCTCCGGCCAGCTGGTGCAGTACATCGGCGTGCAGACCGACGTGACCGCGCGGGTGACCGCCGAGCGCGAGCTGCTGCAGGAGCGCGACCGCACCCGCCGGCACCTGGCCCAGATCGAGGAGCTGGCCTACACCGACCCGCTGACCGCGCTGCCCAACCGGCGCCGGTTCGAGGAGCGGATGGAGTCCGCGCTGTGGCAGGCCCGGCTCGACGGGACCGCCGTCGCCCTGCTGTTCCTCGACCTGGACGGCTTCAAGGCGGTCAACGACGCACTCGGCCACGCCGCCGGCGACGAGCTGCTGCAGGTGGTCGCCGACCGGCTCCGCGGCCGGCTGCGCCGCGGTGACCTGCTGGCCCGGCTCGGCGGCGACGAGTTCCTGGCCGGCCTGGTCGGGCTGGACCCGGCGACCGCCCCCGCGGAGGCCGCCCGGGTCGCCGACCAGCTGCAGGCCGTGCTGACCGAGCCGGTGCTGCTGGGCACGGAGCGGGTGCGCGTCCGGGCCAGCGTCGGGGTGAGCGTGCACCCCGACGACGGCGCCGAGTTCGGACCGCTGCTGCACCGCGCCGACGCCCGGATGTACGCCAGCAAGCACCCCGCCGCGGGCTGA
- a CDS encoding DMT family transporter — protein sequence MAVVLALASAVVYGASDFLGGLSSRRASVFGVVVLSQAVGLLALLVLLPWLGGPVQPADLAWGAAAGLAGAAGLVVFFRALASGVMSVVAPVTAVTAAAVPVLVGLASGDSVTAWAAVGIALALVAVVLVSADGGLSALRTARPASLLPALVAGAAFGVFFVLLDRISADAGLTPLVAARVVSAAFVAGLALVGRQSLRVPRPALPLVAASGVGDMSANALFLLATQQGGALAITGVLASLYPVSTVVLAQLVLRERLGGAQVAGLVTAVAAVVLITLPG from the coding sequence GTGGCGGTCGTGCTGGCGCTGGCGTCAGCCGTGGTCTACGGCGCCTCGGACTTCCTCGGCGGGCTGTCCAGCCGGCGCGCGTCGGTGTTCGGCGTCGTCGTGCTGTCCCAGGCCGTGGGCCTGCTCGCGCTGCTGGTCCTGCTCCCCTGGCTCGGCGGGCCCGTGCAGCCGGCCGACCTCGCCTGGGGTGCGGCCGCCGGGCTGGCCGGCGCGGCCGGGCTGGTGGTCTTCTTCCGGGCGCTGGCCTCCGGCGTGATGAGCGTCGTCGCGCCGGTCACCGCGGTGACCGCAGCCGCGGTCCCGGTCCTCGTCGGCCTGGCCAGCGGCGACAGCGTCACCGCGTGGGCCGCCGTCGGCATCGCCCTCGCGCTGGTCGCCGTGGTGCTCGTCTCGGCCGACGGCGGCCTCTCCGCGCTGCGGACGGCCCGGCCGGCCAGCCTGCTCCCCGCGCTCGTCGCGGGTGCGGCCTTCGGCGTCTTCTTCGTGCTCCTGGACCGCATCTCCGCCGACGCCGGGCTGACCCCGCTGGTGGCGGCGCGGGTGGTGTCGGCGGCCTTCGTCGCCGGCCTGGCGCTCGTCGGCCGGCAGTCGCTGCGGGTGCCGAGGCCGGCGCTGCCGCTGGTGGCGGCGTCCGGGGTGGGCGACATGTCCGCGAACGCGCTGTTCCTGCTCGCCACCCAGCAGGGCGGCGCCCTGGCCATCACCGGTGTGCTGGCCTCGCTCTACCCGGTCAGCACCGTCGTGCTGGCCCAGCTCGTGCTGCGCGAGCGGCTCGGGGGCGCGCAGGTGGCCGGGCTGGTGACGGCCGTGGCGGCCGTCGTCCTGATCACCCTGCCCGGCTGA
- a CDS encoding TrmH family RNA methyltransferase, whose protein sequence is MPDLLTERSARVAAARKLTRRTGRDDAGAFLAEGRQAVTEALAEAETDPDAVLELFATEAAAVAHGELLASTRVPVHLVTERAAASLSETVTPQGLVAVCALRDVDAGTLVTDPPRLAVALAELADPGNAGTVLRTADACGAGTVVFGSGSADPYNGKVVRSSAGSLFHVDVVRGASLAELVPQVQAAGTMVLAADGGGEVALDEAADDGLLAAPVLWLFGNEARGLDPELAATADARVRIPMRGRAESLNLSVAASICLYATQLAQG, encoded by the coding sequence GTGCCCGATCTGCTCACCGAGCGCTCGGCGCGGGTCGCCGCGGCCCGCAAGCTGACCCGCCGCACCGGCCGGGACGACGCCGGGGCCTTCCTCGCCGAGGGGCGGCAGGCGGTCACCGAGGCGCTCGCCGAGGCCGAGACCGACCCGGACGCCGTCCTCGAGCTGTTCGCCACCGAGGCGGCCGCGGTCGCCCACGGCGAGCTGCTGGCCAGCACCCGGGTGCCGGTGCACCTGGTCACCGAGCGCGCCGCGGCGTCGCTGTCGGAGACGGTCACCCCGCAGGGCCTGGTCGCCGTCTGCGCGCTGCGCGACGTGGACGCCGGCACGCTGGTCACCGACCCGCCCCGGCTCGCGGTCGCGCTCGCCGAGCTCGCCGACCCGGGCAACGCGGGCACCGTGCTGCGCACCGCCGACGCCTGCGGTGCCGGCACGGTCGTGTTCGGGTCCGGTTCGGCCGACCCGTACAACGGCAAGGTGGTGCGCAGCAGCGCCGGCAGCCTCTTCCACGTCGACGTCGTCCGCGGTGCGTCGCTGGCCGAGCTGGTGCCGCAGGTCCAGGCCGCCGGGACGATGGTGCTGGCCGCCGACGGCGGGGGGGAGGTGGCGCTGGACGAGGCCGCCGACGACGGCCTGCTGGCCGCCCCGGTGCTCTGGCTGTTCGGCAACGAGGCCCGGGGCCTGGACCCCGAGCTGGCGGCCACCGCCGACGCCCGGGTGCGGATCCCGATGCGCGGCCGGGCGGAGAGCCTCAACCTCTCCGTCGCGGCGTCCATCTGCCTCTACGCCACCCAGCTCGCCCAAGGCTGA
- the rplT gene encoding 50S ribosomal protein L20, translating into MARVKRAVNAQKKRRTTLEAASGYRGQRSRLYRKAKEQILHSATYNYRDRKVRKGDFRKLWITRINAAARQNDMTYNRFMQGLKLAGIELDRKVLAELAVNEPAAFATLVESARAALAANPEATGAAAA; encoded by the coding sequence GTGGCACGCGTGAAGCGGGCGGTCAACGCCCAGAAGAAGCGTCGCACCACCCTCGAGGCGGCCAGCGGTTACCGCGGCCAGCGCTCGCGGCTGTACCGCAAGGCCAAGGAGCAGATCCTCCACTCCGCGACCTACAACTACCGCGACCGCAAGGTCCGCAAGGGTGACTTCCGCAAGCTGTGGATCACCCGGATCAACGCCGCGGCGCGGCAGAACGACATGACGTACAACCGGTTCATGCAGGGCCTCAAGCTGGCCGGCATCGAGCTGGACCGCAAGGTCCTGGCCGAGCTCGCCGTCAACGAGCCCGCTGCGTTCGCCACGCTGGTGGAGTCCGCCCGGGCCGCGCTCGCCGCGAACCCCGAGGCGACCGGCGCCGCAGCCGCCTGA
- the rpmI gene encoding 50S ribosomal protein L35 produces MPKNKTHKGAAKRIKVTGTGKLVAEHQNNQHKFEYKSGSRKRRISGTGELSKADTGRMKKLLGL; encoded by the coding sequence ATGCCGAAGAACAAGACCCACAAGGGCGCCGCGAAGCGGATCAAGGTCACGGGCACCGGCAAGTTGGTCGCCGAGCACCAGAACAACCAGCACAAGTTCGAGTACAAGTCCGGCTCGCGGAAGCGTCGGATCAGCGGCACCGGTGAGCTCTCCAAGGCCGACACCGGCCGGATGAAGAAGCTCCTCGGTCTCTGA
- the infC gene encoding translation initiation factor IF-3: protein MGADPHRSSRGEAITEPRINDRIRVPEVRLVGPEGEQVGVVSIGEALRLAQDSELDLVEVAPMARPPVVKLMDYGKFKYEAAQKAREARRNQALTVIKEMRLRLKIDPHDYETKKGHVERFLKGGDKVKITVMFRGREQSRPEMGYKLLQRLAGDVADLGVVESNPKQDGRNMVMVIAPHRNQAATDAARRTAKQEKHAAHDEPAQAEQAPPA from the coding sequence GTGGGTGCGGATCCTCACCGCAGCAGCAGAGGAGAGGCCATCACCGAGCCCCGTATCAACGACCGCATCCGCGTCCCCGAGGTCCGCCTGGTCGGACCTGAGGGCGAGCAGGTCGGCGTCGTCTCGATCGGCGAGGCACTGCGCCTGGCCCAGGACTCCGAACTCGACCTGGTCGAGGTCGCGCCCATGGCCCGGCCGCCCGTCGTCAAGCTCATGGACTACGGGAAGTTCAAGTACGAAGCCGCGCAGAAGGCCCGTGAGGCGCGGCGCAACCAGGCGCTCACCGTCATCAAGGAGATGCGGCTGCGCCTGAAGATCGACCCGCACGACTACGAGACCAAGAAGGGCCACGTCGAGCGCTTCCTCAAGGGCGGCGACAAGGTCAAGATCACCGTGATGTTCCGCGGTCGCGAGCAGTCCCGGCCCGAGATGGGCTACAAGCTGCTGCAGCGGCTGGCCGGCGACGTCGCCGACCTCGGGGTGGTGGAGTCCAACCCCAAGCAGGACGGCCGGAACATGGTCATGGTGATCGCTCCGCACCGGAACCAGGCGGCGACCGATGCCGCCCGGCGCACCGCGAAGCAGGAGAAGCACGCCGCCCACGACGAGCCGGCTCAGGCTGAGCAGGCGCCCCCGGCCTGA
- a CDS encoding PH domain-containing protein has product MATDNTPRPVSAVPRRLRLITALAAAGLVAAMTVVAVLLKSSTTGVVSFQTADQVAMVGLGLAMGAGVLLIGRSRVDADADGLRVRNVLMNHEVPWSAVKAVRFNEHSPWATLLLTNDDELAVSAVQAADGERALVAVRGLRALLADHQARHAVPREDLLYPRE; this is encoded by the coding sequence GTGGCCACCGACAACACGCCCCGCCCGGTCTCCGCCGTCCCCCGGCGGCTGCGGCTGATCACCGCACTGGCCGCCGCCGGGCTGGTCGCGGCGATGACCGTGGTCGCCGTCCTGCTGAAGTCCTCGACCACCGGCGTCGTCTCGTTCCAGACCGCCGACCAGGTGGCGATGGTGGGGCTGGGCCTGGCGATGGGCGCCGGCGTGCTGCTCATCGGCAGGTCCCGGGTGGACGCCGACGCCGACGGGCTGCGGGTGCGCAACGTGCTGATGAACCACGAGGTGCCCTGGTCGGCGGTGAAGGCGGTGCGGTTCAACGAGCACTCGCCGTGGGCGACCCTGCTGCTCACCAACGACGACGAGCTCGCCGTCTCCGCGGTCCAGGCGGCCGACGGGGAGCGCGCGCTGGTCGCCGTCCGCGGGCTGCGGGCGCTGCTCGCCGACCACCAGGCCCGGCACGCCGTCCCCCGTGAGGACCTGCTGTACCCCCGGGAATGA
- a CDS encoding uridine kinase family protein encodes MQVESGTATPARGTVAALADQVRAAAPRLGGTRLVCVDGPAGSGKTTFAGRLAAALGAPVLHMDDVYAGWTLTGGFARLAAGVLRPLREGRAGAVHRFDWDAGRFAEVVPVPAGPALVVEGCGSAPRDVDPYAVLRVWVEAPAPVRMARGIARDGEALRGEWVRWQQQEAAEFARQDTRARADLLVDGTAGWGEHGYVVLPGTD; translated from the coding sequence GTGCAGGTGGAGAGCGGGACGGCGACACCGGCGCGCGGCACCGTCGCGGCCCTCGCCGACCAGGTACGGGCGGCGGCACCTCGGCTGGGCGGCACCCGGCTGGTGTGCGTCGACGGGCCGGCCGGGTCGGGCAAGACCACCTTCGCGGGCCGGCTCGCCGCCGCGCTCGGCGCCCCGGTGCTGCACATGGACGACGTCTACGCCGGCTGGACCCTCACCGGCGGGTTCGCCCGGCTGGCGGCCGGGGTGCTGCGGCCGCTGCGCGAGGGCCGGGCCGGCGCCGTCCACCGCTTCGACTGGGACGCCGGGCGGTTCGCCGAGGTGGTGCCCGTGCCGGCGGGGCCGGCGCTGGTGGTCGAGGGCTGCGGCAGCGCGCCCCGGGACGTCGACCCCTACGCCGTCCTGCGGGTGTGGGTGGAGGCGCCGGCCCCGGTGCGGATGGCGCGCGGGATCGCCCGGGACGGCGAGGCGCTGCGGGGCGAGTGGGTCCGGTGGCAGCAGCAGGAGGCCGCGGAGTTCGCCCGCCAGGACACCCGCGCCCGGGCCGACCTGCTGGTCGACGGCACCGCGGGGTGGGGCGAGCACGGGTACGTCGTCCTGCCCGGCACGGACTGA